Proteins encoded within one genomic window of Elephas maximus indicus isolate mEleMax1 chromosome 21, mEleMax1 primary haplotype, whole genome shotgun sequence:
- the TMEM231 gene encoding transmembrane protein 231 isoform X3 has translation MALYELFSHPAERSYRAGLCSKAALFLLLAAALTYVPPLLVAFRSHGFWLKRSSYEEQPTVRFQHQVLLVALLGPERGGFLAWSTFPAFNRLQGDHLRVPLVSRMSTFVMQSMAFLQSSFAVPGSQLYVNGDLKLQLKQPLSYGGLDVRYNVSVIDGTSPFASDYDLTHIVGAYQERNVTTFLMDPNPIWLVGRAAEAPFVINAVIRYPVEVIAYQPGFWEMIKFAWVQYVSILLIFLWVFERIKIFVFQNQVVTTIPVTATSQGGLYKEHLS, from the exons ATGGCGCTCTACGAGCTCTTCTCTCACCCTGCCGAGCGCAGCTACCGCGCTGGGCTCTGCTCCAAGGCCGCGCTGTTTCTGCTGCTGGCCGCCGCACTCACATACGTCCCCCCGCTGCTAGTGGCCTTTCGGAGCCACG GGTTTTGGCTAAAGCGGAGCAGCTACGAAGAGCAGCCGACCGTGCGCTTCCAGCACCAGGTACTGCTTGTGGCCTTGCTGGGACCGGAGCGCGGCGGGTTCCTTGCCTGGAGCACGTTCCCCGCCTTCAACCGGCTGCAGGGGGACCACCTGCGCGTCCCGCTCGTTTCG AGGATGTCAACATTCGTGATGCAGAGCATGGCATTTCTCCAGTCCTCCTTCGCTGTTCCAGGGTCCCAGTTGTATGTGAATGGAGACCTGAAGCTGCAGCTGAAGCAGCCCCTGAGCTATGGTGGCTTAGATGTGCGGTACAAC GTGTCTGTGATCGATGGGACCAgcccttttgcttctgactatgACCTCACTCACATTGTTGGTGCCTACCAGGAAAGGAATG TCACCACTTTCCTCATGGACCCTAACCCCATCTGGCTCGTGGGAAGGGCTGCTGAAGCTCCGTTTGTGATTAATGCTGTCATCCGGTACCCTGTGGAAGTCATTGC CTATCAACCAGGATTCTGGGAGATGATAAAATTTGCCTGGGTCCAATATGTCAGTATCCTGCTCATCTTCCTCTGGGTGTTTGAAAGGATCAAAATATTCGTGTTTCAAAATCAGGTGGTGACTACAATTCCCGTAACAGCCACGTCCCAGGGAGGACTGTATAAGGAGCACTTATCATAA
- the TMEM231 gene encoding transmembrane protein 231 isoform X2, producing the protein MALYELFSHPAERSYRAGLCSKAALFLLLAAALTYVPPLLVAFRSHGFWLKRSSYEEQPTVRFQHQTREEDKNQDGKMDVLHFKLELPMQSTEHVLGVQLILTFSYQLHRMSTFVMQSMAFLQSSFAVPGSQLYVNGDLKLQLKQPLSYGGLDVRYNVSVIDGTSPFASDYDLTHIVGAYQERNVTTFLMDPNPIWLVGRAAEAPFVINAVIRYPVEVIAYQPGFWEMIKFAWVQYVSILLIFLWVFERIKIFVFQNQVVTTIPVTATSQGGLYKEHLS; encoded by the exons ATGGCGCTCTACGAGCTCTTCTCTCACCCTGCCGAGCGCAGCTACCGCGCTGGGCTCTGCTCCAAGGCCGCGCTGTTTCTGCTGCTGGCCGCCGCACTCACATACGTCCCCCCGCTGCTAGTGGCCTTTCGGAGCCACG GGTTTTGGCTAAAGCGGAGCAGCTACGAAGAGCAGCCGACCGTGCGCTTCCAGCACCAG ACAAGAGAAGAAGACAAGAACCAGGATGGGAAAATGGACGTGTTACATTTTAAACTGGAGCTTCCCATGCAGTCCACAGAACATGTTCTTGGTGTGCAGCTCATCTTAACTTTCTCCTACCAGTTGCAT AGGATGTCAACATTCGTGATGCAGAGCATGGCATTTCTCCAGTCCTCCTTCGCTGTTCCAGGGTCCCAGTTGTATGTGAATGGAGACCTGAAGCTGCAGCTGAAGCAGCCCCTGAGCTATGGTGGCTTAGATGTGCGGTACAAC GTGTCTGTGATCGATGGGACCAgcccttttgcttctgactatgACCTCACTCACATTGTTGGTGCCTACCAGGAAAGGAATG TCACCACTTTCCTCATGGACCCTAACCCCATCTGGCTCGTGGGAAGGGCTGCTGAAGCTCCGTTTGTGATTAATGCTGTCATCCGGTACCCTGTGGAAGTCATTGC CTATCAACCAGGATTCTGGGAGATGATAAAATTTGCCTGGGTCCAATATGTCAGTATCCTGCTCATCTTCCTCTGGGTGTTTGAAAGGATCAAAATATTCGTGTTTCAAAATCAGGTGGTGACTACAATTCCCGTAACAGCCACGTCCCAGGGAGGACTGTATAAGGAGCACTTATCATAA
- the TMEM231 gene encoding transmembrane protein 231 isoform X1 has translation MALYELFSHPAERSYRAGLCSKAALFLLLAAALTYVPPLLVAFRSHGFWLKRSSYEEQPTVRFQHQVLLVALLGPERGGFLAWSTFPAFNRLQGDHLRVPLVSTREEDKNQDGKMDVLHFKLELPMQSTEHVLGVQLILTFSYQLHRMSTFVMQSMAFLQSSFAVPGSQLYVNGDLKLQLKQPLSYGGLDVRYNVSVIDGTSPFASDYDLTHIVGAYQERNVTTFLMDPNPIWLVGRAAEAPFVINAVIRYPVEVIAYQPGFWEMIKFAWVQYVSILLIFLWVFERIKIFVFQNQVVTTIPVTATSQGGLYKEHLS, from the exons ATGGCGCTCTACGAGCTCTTCTCTCACCCTGCCGAGCGCAGCTACCGCGCTGGGCTCTGCTCCAAGGCCGCGCTGTTTCTGCTGCTGGCCGCCGCACTCACATACGTCCCCCCGCTGCTAGTGGCCTTTCGGAGCCACG GGTTTTGGCTAAAGCGGAGCAGCTACGAAGAGCAGCCGACCGTGCGCTTCCAGCACCAGGTACTGCTTGTGGCCTTGCTGGGACCGGAGCGCGGCGGGTTCCTTGCCTGGAGCACGTTCCCCGCCTTCAACCGGCTGCAGGGGGACCACCTGCGCGTCCCGCTCGTTTCG ACAAGAGAAGAAGACAAGAACCAGGATGGGAAAATGGACGTGTTACATTTTAAACTGGAGCTTCCCATGCAGTCCACAGAACATGTTCTTGGTGTGCAGCTCATCTTAACTTTCTCCTACCAGTTGCAT AGGATGTCAACATTCGTGATGCAGAGCATGGCATTTCTCCAGTCCTCCTTCGCTGTTCCAGGGTCCCAGTTGTATGTGAATGGAGACCTGAAGCTGCAGCTGAAGCAGCCCCTGAGCTATGGTGGCTTAGATGTGCGGTACAAC GTGTCTGTGATCGATGGGACCAgcccttttgcttctgactatgACCTCACTCACATTGTTGGTGCCTACCAGGAAAGGAATG TCACCACTTTCCTCATGGACCCTAACCCCATCTGGCTCGTGGGAAGGGCTGCTGAAGCTCCGTTTGTGATTAATGCTGTCATCCGGTACCCTGTGGAAGTCATTGC CTATCAACCAGGATTCTGGGAGATGATAAAATTTGCCTGGGTCCAATATGTCAGTATCCTGCTCATCTTCCTCTGGGTGTTTGAAAGGATCAAAATATTCGTGTTTCAAAATCAGGTGGTGACTACAATTCCCGTAACAGCCACGTCCCAGGGAGGACTGTATAAGGAGCACTTATCATAA